In Streptomyces sp. SLBN-118, the following are encoded in one genomic region:
- the recF gene encoding DNA replication/repair protein RecF (All proteins in this family for which functions are known are DNA-binding proteins that assist the filamentation of RecA onto DNA for the initiation of recombination or recombinational repair.) yields MHVTHLSLADFRSYARVEVPLDPGVTAFVGANGQGKTNLVEAVGYLATLASHRVSSDAPLVRMGADRAVIRAAVTQGERSQLIELELNPGKANRARINRSSQVRPRDVLGIVRTVLFAPEDLALVKGDPGERRRFLDELITARSPRMAGVRSDYERVLKQRNTLLKSAAMARRHGGRGMDLSTLDVWDQHLARAGAELLARRIDLIAALQPLADKAYEQLAPGGGPVALEYRSSSGAAAGAGAGTDDVGDGSVHGRDALCEQLMGALSEVRKQEIERGVTLVGPHRDDLVLKLGQMPAKGYASHGESWSYALALRLASYDLLRAEGNEPVLVLDDVFAELDARRRERLAELVAPGEQVLVTAAVDDDVPAVLAGARCLVADGTVERI; encoded by the coding sequence ATGCACGTCACGCATTTGTCGCTGGCCGACTTCCGCTCGTACGCCCGGGTCGAGGTCCCTCTCGACCCGGGTGTCACCGCCTTTGTTGGGGCGAACGGGCAGGGGAAGACCAATCTCGTCGAGGCGGTGGGATATCTCGCGACGCTGGCGAGCCACCGGGTCTCATCCGATGCGCCGCTGGTGCGGATGGGCGCTGACCGTGCGGTGATCCGGGCGGCTGTCACCCAGGGCGAGCGTTCCCAGCTGATCGAGCTCGAGCTCAATCCGGGGAAGGCCAACAGGGCCCGTATCAACAGGTCCTCGCAGGTCAGACCGCGTGATGTGCTGGGGATAGTACGGACGGTGCTGTTCGCGCCGGAGGATCTTGCGCTGGTGAAGGGCGATCCCGGCGAGCGTCGGCGGTTTCTGGACGAACTGATCACGGCGCGCTCGCCGCGGATGGCGGGGGTGCGCTCCGACTACGAGCGGGTGCTCAAGCAGCGCAATACCTTGCTGAAGTCCGCGGCCATGGCGCGGCGGCACGGTGGGCGTGGGATGGACCTGTCGACGCTGGACGTGTGGGACCAGCATCTGGCGCGTGCCGGGGCGGAGTTGCTGGCGAGGCGGATCGATCTGATCGCGGCGCTGCAGCCGCTGGCGGACAAGGCGTACGAGCAACTGGCCCCGGGAGGCGGGCCGGTTGCGCTGGAGTACCGTTCCTCCTCCGGCGCCGCGGCCGGTGCTGGAGCCGGTACCGATGATGTGGGCGATGGCTCGGTGCATGGCCGGGACGCCCTGTGCGAGCAGCTGATGGGCGCGCTGTCCGAGGTGCGCAAGCAGGAGATCGAGCGGGGCGTGACGCTGGTCGGGCCCCACCGCGACGACCTGGTGCTCAAGCTGGGGCAGATGCCGGCCAAGGGGTACGCCAGCCACGGCGAGTCCTGGTCGTACGCGCTCGCGCTGCGGCTGGCCTCGTACGACCTGCTGAGGGCCGAGGGCAACGAGCCGGTGCTGGTCCTCGACGACGTCTTCGCCGAGCTGGACGCGCGGCGCCGCGAGCGGCTGGCGGAACTGGTCGCTCCGGGCGAGCAGGTGCTGGTGACGGCGGCAGTGGACGACGATGTGCCGGCGGTACTGGCCGGGGCACGGTGCCTGGTGGCGGACGGGACGGTGGAGCGCATATGA
- the gnd gene encoding phosphogluconate dehydrogenase (NAD(+)-dependent, decarboxylating) encodes MELGLVGLGKMGGNMRERIRRAGHTVLGYDRNPDLADVHSLGELVGKLKGPRLVWVMVPAGAATQSTIDELAELLEPGDVVVDGGNSRWTDDEKHAVELGIKGIGFVDCGVSGGVWGLENGYALMYGGHAEHVAKVQPIFDALKPEGEFGSVHAGKVGAGHFAKMVHNGIEYAMMQAYAEGWELLEKVHSVTDVREVFRSWQEGTVIRSWLLDLAVNALDDDEHLEKLRGYAQDSGEGRWTVEAAIDHAVPLPAITASLFARFASRQDDSPQMKMIAALRNQFGGHAVENTK; translated from the coding sequence ATGGAGCTCGGTCTCGTCGGCCTTGGCAAGATGGGCGGCAACATGCGCGAGCGCATCCGCCGCGCAGGCCACACCGTCCTCGGCTACGACCGCAACCCGGACCTCGCCGATGTCCACAGCCTCGGCGAGCTTGTTGGGAAGCTCAAGGGCCCGCGCCTGGTGTGGGTGATGGTCCCCGCCGGAGCCGCGACCCAGTCCACGATCGACGAGCTGGCCGAGCTGCTGGAGCCGGGCGATGTGGTTGTCGACGGCGGCAACTCCCGCTGGACGGACGACGAGAAGCACGCGGTCGAGCTGGGCATCAAGGGCATCGGCTTTGTCGACTGCGGTGTCTCCGGCGGTGTCTGGGGCCTCGAGAACGGCTACGCGCTGATGTACGGCGGCCATGCCGAGCACGTCGCCAAGGTTCAGCCGATCTTCGACGCGCTCAAGCCCGAGGGCGAGTTCGGCTCCGTCCACGCGGGCAAGGTCGGCGCCGGCCACTTCGCGAAGATGGTCCACAACGGCATCGAGTACGCCATGATGCAGGCTTACGCCGAGGGCTGGGAGCTCCTGGAGAAGGTTCACTCGGTCACCGACGTACGCGAGGTCTTCCGCTCCTGGCAGGAGGGCACGGTCATCCGTTCCTGGCTGCTGGACCTGGCGGTCAACGCGCTGGACGACGACGAGCACCTGGAGAAGCTGCGCGGTTATGCACAGGACTCCGGCGAGGGCCGGTGGACTGTGGAAGCCGCGATCGACCACGCGGTGCCGCTGCCCGCGATCACCGCGTCGCTGTTCGCGCGCTTCGCGTCCCGGCAGGACGACTCCCCGCAGATGAAGATGATCGCGGCGCTGCGTAACCAGTTCGGCGGCCACGCGGTCGAGAACACGAAGTAG
- the dnaN gene encoding DNA polymerase III subunit beta: MKIRVERDVLAEAVAWVARSLPARPPAPVLAGLLLKAEDGALSFSSFDYEVSARVSVEAEVDEDGTVLVSGRLLADICRALPNRPVEISTDGVRATVVCGSSRFTLHTLPVEEYPALPQMPTATGTVPGEVFASAAAQVAIAAGRDDTLPVLTGVRIEIEGDTVTLASTDRYRFAVREFLWKPENPEASAVALVPAKTLLDTAKALTSGDTVTLALSGSGAGEGLIGFEGAGRRTTTRLLEGDLPKYRTLFPTEFNSVAVIETAPFVEAVKRVALVAERNTPVRLSFEQGVLILEAGSSDDAQAVERVDANLEGDDISIAFNPTFLLDGLSAIDSPVAQLSFTTSTKPALLSGKPAMDAEADEAYKYLIMPVRLSG; this comes from the coding sequence GTGAAGATCCGGGTGGAGCGCGATGTACTCGCGGAGGCGGTGGCCTGGGTGGCCCGCAGCCTCCCGGCCCGTCCGCCGGCGCCCGTACTCGCGGGCCTTCTTCTGAAGGCGGAGGACGGCGCCCTCAGCTTCTCGAGCTTCGACTACGAGGTCTCGGCGCGCGTTTCCGTGGAGGCGGAGGTGGACGAGGACGGCACGGTGCTCGTCTCCGGTCGGCTCCTCGCCGACATCTGTCGCGCTCTCCCCAACCGCCCCGTGGAGATTTCCACAGACGGTGTACGGGCGACCGTGGTCTGCGGCTCCTCGCGCTTCACACTCCACACCCTGCCCGTGGAGGAGTACCCGGCGCTGCCGCAGATGCCGACCGCGACCGGCACTGTGCCCGGTGAGGTCTTCGCCTCCGCCGCGGCACAGGTCGCCATCGCCGCCGGCCGTGACGACACACTCCCCGTCCTCACCGGTGTACGGATCGAGATCGAGGGCGACACCGTCACGCTGGCCTCGACCGACCGCTACCGCTTCGCGGTCCGTGAGTTCCTGTGGAAGCCCGAGAACCCGGAAGCATCTGCAGTGGCGCTGGTGCCCGCCAAGACGCTGCTGGACACCGCCAAGGCTCTGACCAGCGGTGACACGGTCACGCTCGCTCTCTCCGGCTCGGGTGCCGGAGAGGGGCTCATCGGTTTCGAGGGCGCCGGACGCAGGACCACGACACGTCTGCTCGAAGGCGATCTGCCGAAGTACCGGACGCTGTTCCCCACCGAGTTCAATTCCGTCGCCGTCATCGAGACCGCGCCCTTCGTCGAGGCCGTGAAGCGTGTCGCGCTGGTCGCCGAGCGGAACACTCCGGTCCGGCTCAGCTTCGAGCAGGGCGTGCTGATCCTGGAGGCCGGTTCCAGCGACGATGCACAGGCTGTGGAGCGCGTCGACGCGAACCTGGAGGGCGACGACATCTCGATCGCCTTCAACCCGACTTTCCTGCTCGACGGCCTGAGCGCCATCGACTCGCCGGTCGCCCAGCTGTCGTTCACGACCTCCACCAAGCCGGCGCTGCTGAGCGGCAAGCCCGCCATGGACGCCGAGGCCGACGAGGCGTACAAGTACCTGATCATGCCCGTGCGGCTGTCCGGCTGA